The DNA segment ATCCGCTCGAACGGCATCACGATCGTGTCGAACACGTCCCGGTTGAAGAAGCTATCCCCAATATCGATCGTGCGCTGCAGATTCAGATACTCCAGCCCCTTCAGGTGCGAAAACGCCAGCTGCAGATCGTGTATGTTCTCGTACGTGCACTGGTACAGCGTGAGGCTGCGGATGTTCGGGCAGCGCTCGAAAAACCGTGGCAGCGTGTTGCGCGAAAACATTGCCGCCGACACGAACAGCTTCTCGAGGGCGGGGTTTTCGTACGCGCTCAGGTCGAGATTGCCCTTCAGCTGCGTCGCGTCCGTTATCTTCAGATAGTTGAGCTGCGGCATGTTGGCCAGAAACGACCGGTGCAGATTGGTGATGCGGGCGACCCGCAGCTTGATGCGCTTCATCTGCGGCAGAAAGGCACTGAGGGCTTGCAGGAACTGTTCGCTCGCGGAGAACAGGTTTTCCAAGTTGAGGTGCACGATCGTGGGCTGCAACCGAGCGAGCAGCAGGATGTCGTTCTCCTTGATGGCGAAGCACGATTTCAGCGACACCTTGCGCAACCGCAGCTGCTCGATGCGCCCGATCTGCTGCAGTATCACGCCGGTCGCCTTCGTGTAGCTGAGCGTGATCGCCTCCAGGGTGGCCCGCAGCGTCGCGACGAAGCTGATCAGCTCTTCGCCCCACCGCTCGTACGAGGAAAAGGTGAGCTTGATCGCTTTCAGGTTCGGGCAGATGCGCTTGAACAGGTGGAACAGCGCGTCGTACACGAACGAGGACCGTATCGTGAGCGTGTGCAACCGCTCCAGGCGGAAGTCGATCGGTGTGTCGTAGATGAGGTGGTCGTCAAGCTTGATCGATTTGATCGTCAGGGAGCGCAGATTGTCGCGCGTGCACCGCAGCACGCCCACCAGCGTTTGGCCGTTGATTGTGCAGTCGCTGAGCGACAGTTCCGCCAGCTGGCTGCCGATCGTTCGCCACAGCACCGGGGCGGGTGCGACCGTGCACGTCTTGAGGCACACTTTCTCGAACGTGCTGCGCGTGCCGCCCAGCACCCGGCACTGTTCGCAACCGTCCTCTATCCGGAAGTTGCGCAGGGACAGCACGAACCGACTCATCAGCGTACGGTTGCTAATCACTATCTCGTACCAGTGTCGGCAGGTTTGGCGCACCGAGGCCAGATCGGGCACGCGTAGGTGGTGAAAGATGGCCGTCAACACCTCGGTCGGCAGTGactggatggtggtggtgctgggaGTTGTGGTGGTAGTGCCCCCAGTGGGGACCGACTCGACGGAAGGCGATTCATCCATCGCACCGAGACGACGATGGCGACGGCGACTGCTGCTGGGAAAGTGGGGGAAAACAGTGAACTTGTTGGACTCTTTCCCCTTACGAGGACTACACTCTCACTTACCCTCGCGACTGAACAACGCAATGATGGTGGTGCGGAGAAAGTGTCGGGAAATCGGAAAAACGGAATTGCAACAGAAACAGCACGATTGAATAATACGAAACAAAGAGACGCAAAAAGGAGAACGaaagttgttgttttcaatcgcaattttttcccccttccagATTTTTCCCGTACAACATGGCGAGGGCTTTTGACGTTCGAAAAtcgctgcatctcgctcattttcGCAAGCCGTCCTTTACTCACAGTGCTCGTTTCGAGGTGTGCTACCGTGATGTGTATGTTCTCGCTCTTTGTGTCATGCCATCTCTTTCGCGCATGTGAACgtaaaacgtaaacaaactcgGTGGTTGATGTGAATGTGGAGTGAACAATTTTGTCTTACTTTTTACCctttttcgtgtaatttttatatttcagATCTATTGATAATGTTGTGCTACGAGTGCGTGAAGCTGTAGCGGTTTATTTTGAATGACCAATAGGCTGCACCAGTGTTACAGTGTATGCTATCCTACAAATGTTATGTGTTATTTTAAAGACAAAGGCGATGTGTGGCGGAACCAAACCGGAAATGCCACATCACTCAATAAACTATTTGGTCTGCCAATTTTGCAGGATAATAAGGAACGAATAGGCATCAGTGAACACATGCTCTCACGATGTCATACACCGCTATGTATATCGAGGTTACCTCCAATATGTTCCATAAGTATTGTAGCGCGCGAGCTATGGTCAACATCAACATGTTGTTGCCTTCGGTCGTCGATGCCATGACAATTTTTGTGTATGAGCAAGTGAGACGGCGGAGCGCAGATGCTTATATGTAGGATGTAGTACTCCGTGAGTTCAATGAGGGGGGGGGATGTAGTGGAGTGTATTCATTTTTTTGGCCATTTAATTTCGTCCACCAACACAATGGCACAAGCGCGAGCATTTTTGGCTGCCATCTTAAACCTTCAAAAACCCTCgctcaaaacatcaaaaaccGTCACAACTGCTTACAAAAAGCATCGCCAGCGAGGGAAATTCGCATCGAATTGGAGCGTTGGCGAGCTCATGACAACCGGTTTTTGGCCTGCGGGCCCACCAGCTGATtgtcaacaaacaaacgtcAGCCACAAACCGGattgaaatcaaaacaaaccagaaaacaaaaaaaggctatTTAATCGTAGGTTCGTGCTCGCAAAAGTGTGCGAAAATATTTAACTAACTATTCTATGTGCTTCTTTTCAGTGTTTAATTATTTCTAAACCATCAAGCTAGCATTAGACGCGCACCATGTGGCCACTGATTATGCAATTCATGCGGTCCAACGCTGCCTACATCACGCTCCCGATAGCCACATTAGTTGGCGTGATAGGGTACAACATCGAGAGTCTCCTTTCCGACAAATATACTCCATACAGCCGTAAGATAGAAACGCTCCTGAACACCTACATGAAGTTCAGTATGATGCAAATGTTTACGCTAAATCTACAAACCCCATTTTCAGCTTCCATCCAGGAGAAGCGAGCAGAACGAATTACGGACGACGAGAGGCTGAAAGCGGCGACCGATGTGGAAAAGCTAGTCTACAAGGAGAATGTACTTGGGCGAAATCTTTCGCCTTCACTAGAGAAAGGAAAGTAGAATTAGAAAGAGCTGCTTGTTAAGTTTGTAGTCGTACGAGGAAAATATGCAATAAACCTGAGCGTCCATAACAAGGTAAAGGTATGTATGTATGCGTTGTATatgtaaaaattatttatgaaaataagGGGAAAGAATGAGAAATTATCTCTTGAACATATGTTCTTCAATTTCACAATTTGCTGAGAAGATTTTAGAAACTGTCATACAACACGCTGTATGACAGAGTGGCCACACGTTGACGTCTGTGCTACGGTATTGGGCTATGACACACTGGCCTCGTTTATGATATACTTAAAAAAtcttatatttatttaaataagtAAACTGGCTAGTTAAGAGATTTATCGTTGCATAATTGCTATTTAAAATAGCTATAAaaccaattttattttatttatgaattaatttaacaatttATACTTTACGAAAAATATCCTTGCAAAACTGCTGCAAAGGATTATCACATCCTTACTTTCATTACTTTCATGTAAAATCCAATAAACTTGTTACTTTTTGTtcctttaaaaataaaacttcagAACAAAATGAGATCTTCGTTTGTAGATTGAAGGAAGAAGTCTTTCAACTGCTTTACCGGGGTTTAACATACTGTGATATATGCTAACGCAATTTCGTACATCACGAACAATCAGTTTTCGCGATTCATTGACTCCGAATAGAGTAGACTAGTAACGTTCATAAAATCTGCAAGGAAAATTGCTGGAGGTTGATAACCTAAAGAAATCACCCAATGCTTGGATACTTTAATGTGTTTATAGCTATTACTTATTATTGGATGCAGCGCAGGACAACCTCATCAATGGGCTACATGATACATTAGATTAAATGGGCTGGAAATAACCTTCATAAGGAAGAGAATCCTTCATAAGGAAAAACTGTCTCTACagggcacacaaaaaatgtgcAAACTCGTTGAATCCTCCTTTTGTTAGGTTTTTAggattttatttaataaaactaTGTTTGTTACATCCGTTTTGTCGAAAAAACGTATCCATTGCAAATTATATTTGACGGACaaattgaattattcattgatgaaaaagaaacattatttaaaaaaaggttaaatgATTATTTACATGCTCATGAAaacttaaattaaatataatacCTATAATAGTAATAAGAGGATACATCAAAGCATTTCTTGCATGATCAAGCAATTGGCAGAGTGAATCCTATCAATAACCAGTGCCATTATAATGAACGCGTCAAAAGGTTCTAGAAATAAACCCAGTCCTAGTGATAAAAATAAGCGCAACGGCATCTCTTTCTCTGGATGGCAGGTATGCTCCATTCATCAGAAATTGCTTTCCAGTAAAGCAAACTGCGTGAAAGATCAACTGCCCTAGCAAAAATTAAGAGCCCACCCCAAACGTGACGTCAGCCGCtgtacaaacacaaaaaagaacgatCCAAATCCACTCAAAAGCTCCGCTGCGGTACGAGATTTGATGCGTGCCAAAATGTAGACAATCATTCTGCTCAATATTTACGCGCCTGTGCAGTCGCCGGGCCTCGCCAACAGGTGTACTCTTAGCGTCTCTAAAACCCCCTTGGGTTCCATCTACCCAGGGGAGCGGAGGGAGGGAGGCCCATCTTTGATTGAACCAGTTTTTGCGCCTTTGCAAACGACCTATCCATTTCCTAAAACCAGCCCTGCACAGACAAACCAGCTACGCAAGGGAACAGGTTGCGACAAAGGATTGGGCTGTTCTTTGCACCCGTGTGGAAGGTGGCAAACACTGCTTTTTGTTTAATGTTGCTGCCGATGGCTCTCGCCCCTGATGGTAAGCCAAACTAAGGCTCCGACGTCATTATCCTCGCAGCCGTGCTCATATCGATTCCACTCCACcgcgaccgaccgaccggcgcAAAGTCACCGGAACGAAACGCCCTTAAGAGTGTATAGCCCGCGAGCATCTCGCACCAGTGCGAGTCGATCATTCGAGCGCGCAACATCTGATCTGAGTAGAATAGCTGGGACCGCTCGCAGCGAACAACCCGGACGCaccggatttttttttgtgtgtgacaaAAGTGTACCAGTGTGAAGTGGAAGTGTCGCATCAGAACATTTTAACCAAGCTATGAAGCCTACTACCAGCTCGATCGCTTTGCTGATCCTCGTGATCGTACAGTGCACTCTGGCCAGCCCAGTACCTCAAGTaagttgtttgtgtgtgtggggtttttctgtttttttattcatttgtttctGTGTCACGCATGAGATACGATCAGTTTCGATTTGCTAGAATGGACAGTGAGTTTGATATGACGTTTGTCGTGAggtattttttcaaaacttgAAGCACTGTGTCGTCGTTTGAAAATCGTGAGACGCATTACGATGTGAAGCCACTTTGTGCAGACGGCAGCGAATTGCAAAGATCGATCCATTTCATTACCATACAAAAGCCATAGCAAGGGTGAAGTGTGAGCATTTTTGTATTCCCTTaatgcgggttttttttccctcgCTTCTCTCAGTAGGATCGTGTCCTATATCAGAAAGTGCTGCCATGAATTAATATCATTGTTCGCAGTGATGACACCCTTTGGGAGGTGGAAAATACCATACTGTAAATACAATATGTATGCTTGGCAAGAGGTAGTTACGAGTGTTTTCAACTGTCGTTAACGCGTGATTCATGATAGGTGTGTTAGTACAATAATTATAGGGGCGGGAGTAAGATGAACCTTCGGGATCGTTGGTGATCGTGATGCTTCTACTTGATCTCTAATTTCTAAGtgtaaaacgaaacaaaaacaaagaagttTCTAATAATTACAAGactttttaatacaaaaaaacaacgatgCTCATGATCAATTCGTCATGACTTGTcagaaatcatttttaaacgATTGTTTTTCTCAAGAAATGCTTAGTCATAGCTTACGCCCTATGCCACACGTCATGTTAAATCattcacaatttttttttttggttttaaattTCGAATCTTCACCTTGCCCCATGGCGCATTAGAAACAAAGTCATCGAACAAAAACCCACACCGACAAAATAAGTTTTCTTATCCAATCAGCGCAAAGGACGCACCAAAAGCGGTTCGCTTCACAGTTCGCTGCCCTTCTGCAGAAagctgataaaaaaaaaatcatctgaGGATGATGTTGGCAtcggttcgtttttttgtttttttgctacttCCACATGGAAGGCTAAATTACATGGCTAGGTGGGCTAATCGCCTTTTTCTACAGGTGTCTGTTTCACCGCAGGAAGTCTCACTTTGCGTTACAACGCTTCAGAATCCACTCTCGCGAACAAAGCGAAAATGGCAATGTAAGAAAATGGGATGAAAAAGCAACTTatctgctactactactactaccatcCCGAAAAGCaccaatgaaaaaaaagcttcccctTCTAAACCAGTTCTCGCCCAAGCGTTCTACGGCGTTCCGGTTCCGATGAGGGGAAAGTGTCCCATGGAAGACATGGCAGACGCGGGCGATAGCGCTTCACAACCAATATGAGGAGTATTTAAATTTGTGCTAAAACAAACCGGTGACACTGTTTAAGGTCTACTTTCTGCGGGATCtgcctttttttggggagTGATGATGCGAACCACCGTacgattgtttgaataatgcATGAGCTTTAGGGATGAGTCTGTGTTGTGAactggtttgtgtgtgtgtgacagagagagaataataatgctaaaaacAGTTCCAGCCTCCAAAGCACTTTTACTGGTTGGCTGCAAAGAGCCGCTACAACGAAAGACTTAAACGCGCGCACCCGCGAAACAAAGGCGACGAACCTTCCTATGAGGCACGCTGTATATCGGTATCGCCGGTTGGTCGCTATCACGCACCGTGGTTGCAGTTGCTAGCGGTTGGCCcgaaataaaagtaaaagttGCCTCTCCTTTGCAGCCTGGCAGGAAATAGATCATGGTACAAGCTTGGTGGCATTACACTTGACATTGACCATCGCTTACTGTTCGATGGTCGTTGTTCGATGCAGCATCTCTCTCGGCGGCTTTGAGCTGTGTTTTGAGGGATTTTCCTTAACACTTAGTTAGTTAGTGACGCGTTCGGTGAATCAACTGATCTCATAGtaccttgttttttgttcattatttACTGTCTCTGTAATCCGAGTAATTAAACCATTCCGATCTAACGCTTGCTGCCGGCCGTTCTGACCTTTGCTCCTACTACGTGTTCCCCGCTGTGTTGCGATGCTTCTAGATGAATCAATCCTTCATTAGCTTCTGTAACACTTCCAATCTTTTCCGTGCGTTTCTTTCCGTGTACTTAAAGagtcacaaaaacaaaaacgttcTTGAAGGTCATTTTATAGGtgagccgtttttttttgtatttcttctACCCCTATTACACCTCGCATCTCTTATTGATTAGTTTCAGCAAACGGGTCATGCAATCAACTACGATTTACTCGTCTTCCTGACTGagcttgttgtttgctttttgttttccgatgctagtagaaaataaaactacaaGCGGTACAAATACTTGGCAGGCAATCGTCGTGACGGTTGAGAGAATTTTTCAGAGAATATTAAACATAGGCCTGGGAAGTAGCCGCATTCAGGCATGGGCAGAGAATGGCACAAGTTTCTACATATGTATGAGAATGTATGTGACGTGCAGGATAGATAAAACCTCCGCCAGTAATGCTAAATGTTGCTAAAACAGGTTtgcgcagagagagagacgatgGTTGAGCTTACGTTCCATTATGCCTCCTTGCTCAAAGAAACCAGTCACAAGTGTGATCCTTTTTTCAGACCATCTAAGGAAGAATACTGCAGCTCAAATTACTGCAAAGGAATAGcttcatatgaatgaaattGTCAATTTATTCGGTTTTTGGAATCTTTGAACTTACGAAACAGCAATCATCTTCCTCTCTTTTCACCGTAATTTGCTTAATAAATTGCCAGTTTTCGATTCTCCCTCCCTCGAGTGGGAGTTTCCAGTGTCTCAAACAAGTTTGTTTATGCATACGAAGTCATCGCCAGACCGAGAAACTCCTCAAGTGGCAGAagctttgcaaaaaaaaaagctgcgaCACTGATCATTCCCCCTCTCCAACAGCGCCATTTGTGCTGCACCCTTGGTACCCTCCCGGACACGTCACACAGATTGCGATTTATCAGAATCAAGATCGTGGAATTCATGCACGTCTAGCGTAGAGCTCGATCGAACACACTACCGCGTGGTGACGCGTGCGACACGGTGACGCTCGGCCCGGTAGAACGATCAATTATCATGTGATGCGATCAGTGCACCGTTGTTCGTTTCGTGCTTACTATTAATGATTTGATTGTGTAATATCGCACCCGAGAAAGATATCAAAACTGGATGTTGCCAATGCTCTTTTCCTCCCTCCTGTTCCTCCAAATACTGATACGCCCCGTGCTTGTTCCGGTTTCACATCTCTGTTTTTGCAGTTTCTCACCTTCCGCGATGGGAAGTTTGGCGTCAACTTTGGCGGCTACCATGCGGAGGCCGGTTTGGGCGGTCTGCTGACGGGCAACAGCGCACACGGCGGTTTGTCTGCTTCGGCCGGCACGCCCCACGGTCAGCAGGCCGGTGCCGGCATCGGCGGACTGCTCGGCGGCAACGGTAACGGCGTGTTGGGTGGCTTCTTGGGCGCTTTCGCACGGTCGCCGGGCTATTACTAATCGCACGCACTATTTTCTACTCTACCGTCCCGCTGTGTGACGGTGCATGCTgacgacacacacaaacgaacacGTAGATGCACACAAAGAACTACCGGTTTGTGTAGAACAGGCATCCGAAAGTTgtgaaatgttgtttttttttaataaactaaaTGTATTTGTCGctttgttttgaattgttaAATCACTAACTGCATGCTCTTAACGTGTGTTTCTGCTAACTCGTAAATGTGCACAAATAAAATGCTAACCGCTCTAGAATTAAGCTGCCTAAccttgaatgtgtttttgtttgtttgtgcttaATCCGAGACGCACTAGATTTAaccacacaacaaacaactaAACACACGGCAAGTAGATCGGCATCGGTTGCACGGGAAAAGGGGAATGATAACTAATCCAACCCTTTTAGAAGGTCAATGGCTTACCGGAAGAAACGACCATTCTCAGAACGGACCGCGGGCGGAGCGTACGCAGGAGCGACGGCCGGACATGGCGTTGGAGCTAGTGCTGCCATCGGCGGTGGACTCGATGGTGCAGGCGGTGCTGGAGGTGCCGGGGCCGAATCGCACGCCGGAGGAGTGAGCAAAAAGGTCGTCCGACTGGGCCAAACGAACCAGGGTGCTCCACCAACGGAGGTAAGAAAGGAGACACCTTGCTCGGACTGTTTTTGAACCGTTTGCTCTGCTTGAAAAGGTCGTAATTTCGAAGGAAACCGGAGCTCACCATCAAGGAAACTTTGAGCGTATCGACGATCATCACGTGAAGGAGGTGCACACCGAGCTGAGAGCGCCAGCACCGCAGCCTGCCCCGGAGCACTCCTTCCGCAAGACGATCTACAAGAAGAAAGTGATAAGCCACCCGCATAAGGTAATGTAGAATACAAGGCTCCCTTTTACTCCCTAAAATGTGAGGAAATGTGAACTCAAAATTGGTTTGCCCAAAATTTAacaccacacaaaacaaacacacccgcGCAACATGATCTTTCCTGATTGTCTAGGTCGTCGTACACGAAACACATCACACCGGAGGGCCTCCACCGCTCGACCTTACTCGATTCTTCGACTTTCAATCATTCACCAACCTGGGGGCACAGTTTGCTCATCCTgcaccactgccaccaccaccaccaccaccaccagcggcaCCGATCGTACAAAAGACGTTTGTGAAGGAGGTGTCCTATCAGCCGATCCAAACCCCTACATACCATAAAGAGGTACAGCCACCACCAGATTGGattcgatcgctttccatCTGCCATGCAGAGCATCATTTTTAGAACTTTCCCGTTTTAATTCATCACCGCTTACGCTTGTACATCTTCATGCCACAAAGcccacactacacacacacatacactgcaACATCATTGTGAATATGTTCATTTGATTCGATTGGCACACCGTTTATGACCATAACAGGACCATCAAATAGCTTTGGTAATCAATATCATCCTTCCAAAACCGTTTCAGATTCACACTCGCATCGATTCGTCCAACGGGCATAGCGGTGGACACAGTGGTGCATCCTCCAGCACGCACGTCGTTGCAAGCTCGACCCACAATTCAAACTTCTGGAACGATATCTTCAACGTACGTTGGGCTCATTTCATGCTTATGCCCTTTAATTCCTATTAGCtaatttaaattgttattttatacCTACAGATTCCAATCTCTACCCTGACCGCGGTTAATCAGCTTTTGAACAACAAAGCCGGCAGTGGAAGTCTGCACGTGGAAAAGCGCATAGAGCATCATTAAATGTACCGCTCTGAGGATGGTGCATGATCAGTACTTTTTGGACTACTTGTGTCAAGTAAAATGGTCTTCACATTAAATACACGTTACAAAAgttgtaacaaaaaataattgtgTCTGTTAGTTGATGCTAATTtcaaacgaaagaaaacacGAATGTTGTAGGTTAGCAATTGaataattgtttattgttaAGGTAAAGTTAAAATTTAGCTCTCACTAATCATAGATTTGTTGTGAAATTTAAATGCAGAAAAAAGTTAATGAACTTGTATGATTCTTTGAAGTTTGTATTACGGtaaattttgagctatttttttaGTTCATGTGATTATTTGTTATACTTGCAAATCCTCGGAATATAAAGATACTTTATAgttcattattttattctaaacaaaacgaaaaaaaacagagaacaCATTAAACATTACAATTATGCTTATAATAATAATCTTCTATCTGGAATAATGTTCTATAATTGAATTATGGAGGTAGCGctacattttgcatttttgcgtTGTGCGCTACATACCTATCCACCAATAGAAAACTTGCCATGTTTGATGCAAAACGGATTACTAATGAcataaaaaattgatttttttatcgtttttatagAGTTACAGTGATGGTTGACCGATTACAGGTAAAATTTCAATTAGTACACAACTTCAAATTTTAGTTCTACGCTGCTTAAAAGCATCCGACAGCCTAGGAGTGCCCAAGATGAAAAAAACTGTCTCCTTTCTTTGTTACTTTGTCCTTTCATTGTTAATTTAAGTTGACAAGATTGCacaatgtaaaatatttgAGATTATGCAGGAGTTTTATAAAGTGCTATgtctgatttttttaaataaatgttgCATCATCGCAAACCAATCACGATGTAAAAGAGTCAATTGTACTAAAAACAAAGCACTTGATCGTTAGCTTTTACtcattttcttttgattttttttataaaatcacTTTACTATTTTGTGGAACCAAAAACATTCTAATTATATGGGTTTTAATCTaataacaatgaaaaatacaaaatttccCCTCGATTTTCCACCCAAAACTGTTAACGAAACGCGAACCGGTAATGTAACGGAAATTTAACGAAACGTTTCAAACCGAACCAACCGTTTCAACGCCCGCAGGCCAAACATTTTTGCGGTTTTTGCGAGCTCGCCAAACGCTCCAAACCGGTGGGAACTTCCCTAGCTGGCGATGCTTTTTGTAAGTCGTAATGAcggtttttgacgtttcgagCCAGGGTTTTTGAGGGTTTAAGATGGCCGCCGAAAAGCTCACGCTGGTGTGCGATTGTGTTGGGggccaaaaaaaataaatacactctGCTACCTCCCCCCTTCATTGACCTCACGGGGTCGTACATTTTATGTGTTAGCATATTAGCATCTGCGCAACGCCGTCTCACTTGCTCATACATATTGCGCTATTGCATCAGCTGATTCGGTGGTCTTTTTATGTACAGTCTTCATTTGCGAGTGATCTTGTCGCTAAGGGAATCGGGGAAAGCCGGTATTGAACTTTAAACTATTCTACTAATAAATCGCATAAAATAAGTTCCCAAAGATTTTCCCAAGTCATCAAgctagggtaactgtaccagtattcggcagtgtacctgtTTTCGGAAGGGTAACTAAAAAGTGTAATTACGTAAAAACGAGTTGAGAATTGTATCAACAGATATTTTTTACATAGAGATatgctcatttgttattcatatacGAAGTTTCACTATTCACTATTTCACTATAAATTAACCAATaacttgagagaaaaaaaattgtgaGCCTGTCGGAGCTGTACTCTACAGCCGTCAGGCAATCTCAT comes from the Anopheles coluzzii chromosome 2, AcolN3, whole genome shotgun sequence genome and includes:
- the LOC120950944 gene encoding F-box/LRR-repeat protein 2-like, with the translated sequence MDESPSVESVPTGGTTTTTPSTTTIQSLPTEVLTAIFHHLRVPDLASVRQTCRHWYEIVISNRTLMSRFVLSLRNFRIEDGCEQCRVLGGTRSTFEKVCLKTCTVAPAPVLWRTIGSQLAELSLSDCTINGQTLVGVLRCTRDNLRSLTIKSIKLDDHLIYDTPIDFRLERLHTLTIRSSFVYDALFHLFKRICPNLKAIKLTFSSYERWGEELISFVATLRATLEAITLSYTKATGVILQQIGRIEQLRLRKVSLKSCFAIKENDILLLARLQPTIVHLNLENLFSASEQFLQALSAFLPQMKRIKLRVARITNLHRSFLANMPQLNYLKITDATQLKGNLDLSAYENPALEKLFVSAAMFSRNTLPRFFERCPNIRSLTLYQCTYENIHDLQLAFSHLKGLEYLNLQRTIDIGDSFFNRDVFDTIVMPFERIRFYPIANLRKLCYLNLSHCRDLSDQALMALQFPLLKKIDLRGLHVTEAGIASLVRDCPHLEYVLVDACKRICDQAVLYLCRDLHSLRLLNLESCKAITDQSVEHIVRHCRSLVWLNALNCPQLSEEGKARLRTVRTIRSLHV
- the LOC120951250 gene encoding one cut domain family member 3 isoform X1; amino-acid sequence: MKPTTSSIALLILVIVQCTLASPVPQFLTFRDGKFGVNFGGYHAEAGLGGLLTGNSAHGGLSASAGTPHGQQAGAGIGGLLGGNERTAGGAYAGATAGHGVGASAAIGGGLDGAGGAGGAGAESHAGGVSKKVVRLGQTNQGAPPTEVVISKETGAHHQGNFERIDDHHVKEVHTELRAPAPQPAPEHSFRKTIYKKKVISHPHKVVVHETHHTGGPPPLDLTRFFDFQSFTNLGAQFAHPAPLPPPPPPPPAAPIVQKTFVKEVSYQPIQTPTYHKEIHTRIDSSNGHSGGHSGASSSTHVVASSTHNSNFWNDIFNIPISTLTAVNQLLNNKAGSGSLHVEKRIEHH
- the LOC120951250 gene encoding uncharacterized protein LOC120951250 isoform X2, yielding MKPTTSSIALLILVIVQCTLASPVPQFLTFRDGKFGVNFGGYHAEAGLGGLLTGNSAHGGLSASAGTPHGQQAGAGIGGLLGGNERTAGGAYAGATAGHGVGASAAIGGGLDGAGGAGGAGAESHAGGVSKKVVRLGQTNQGAPPTEVVISKETGAHHQGNFERIDDHHVKEVHTELRAPAPQPAPEHSFRKTIYKKKVISHPHKIHTRIDSSNGHSGGHSGASSSTHVVASSTHNSNFWNDIFNIPISTLTAVNQLLNNKAGSGSLHVEKRIEHH
- the LOC120949350 gene encoding small integral membrane protein 12-A; translated protein: MWPLIMQFMRSNAAYITLPIATLVGVIGYNIESLLSDKYTPYSPSIQEKRAERITDDERLKAATDVEKLVYKENVLGRNLSPSLEKGK